The genomic segment CTGATGCAAAAGAATCTATCCATGGGTACTATCAAAGAGGCGCAAAAAAACATGATCACTTTCACCAGCGTGTTTGTGGTGATCAATATTTTCTTTTTGGCTGTAGGTGCCCTGCTCTACATTTACGCTGCAAAAAACGGCATAGACGTGTCCAAATTGGCCACCCGTGACTATTTATATCCCGAAATAGCGCTGAATCATCTGGCCATTGTGCCAGCAATCATTTTTATGATGGGTTTGACAGCGGCTACTTTTGCGACAACAGACAGTGCGCTGACCGCGCTGACAACATCTTTCTGTGTCGATTTTTTGAACTTCAATAAGAAGGAAAATCCGAATGATCCCGCGCTGGTAAAAAGACGGAATTATGTGCATTTCGGATTCTCTATCGTTATGCTGCTGGTGATTCTTGTATTTAAGCTGATCAATGATGATTCGGTCGTTAACGCGATATTTACAGCTGCCAGCTATACCTATGGCCCGCTGCTAGGCCTGTTTGTTTTTGGTATCTTCACCAGATATGCCGTGCGCGACAAGGCTGTGCCCTATATCTGTGTGCTGTCACCGACAGTGCTATATCTGTTAAAGACTTACGTGATAGAAGTTTATACGCCTTATGTGATCGGTTTGGATCTGATCATCATCAATGGTTTGATCACCTTCCTGATGCTTTTGCTCAGTTCTCCCGGAAAGGCGTCTGAAAAAGCGCTTTCCCATAACTAAGGCTTATTTTTGATTTGTACGTACAGAAAAATTAAGTTAAGTTTGATAGACTTAGTTTTTTTGTACGTATGTATCATAGCATAAATGAGACTACGGAGTTTATCCGTAGAAGAATTGGAGACTTCACTCCAGAATTCGGTATCATCCTCGGTACCGGTTTAGGTAAGTTGGTTGATGAGATTGAAGTCGAATACCAGCTCATGTATTCCAATATTCCCAATTTTCCAATTTCCACTGTAGAATTCCATTCGGGCAAGTTGATTTTTGGTAAGCTAAGCGGGCGGAATGTTGTCGCCATGCAGGGGCGTCTGCATTTCTATGAGGGCTATGATATGCAGCAGATCACTTTTCCGATCCGTATCATGAAGGTTTTGGGGGTGCAGAAACTATTTGTATCCAATGCTGCCGGCTCATTGAATCCAGAGGTAAAAAAGGGGGATCTTGGGATTATTGAAGATCATATTAATCTGCTGCCGGATAATCCGCTGCGTGGGCAGAATCTCGCAGAGTTTGGCCCCCGTTTTCCGGATATGAGCGAACCCTATAACCGCCTTATGATCCAGCAGGCTCTCGAAATTGCGTCGGCGCATGATATTTCAGCACACCGTGTGGTCTATGTATCCTCTCCGGGACCAAATCTGGAAACTCGGGCTGAGTACCGTTACATGCGGCTCATCGGCGGTGATGTGGTCGGTATGAGCACCGTGCCGGAGGTCATCGTCGCCAATCATATGTCCATTCCGGTGTTCGCGATTTCTGTTGTTACCGATGAAGGTTTTCACGATGAACTGAAACCGGTCTCCCTGCAGGAAATTGTGCAGGTGGCGGAGAAAGCGGAACCAAAGATGACATTAATTTTGAAAGAATTGATAGCTTTGCAGTAATTTAGACTATAGATAATTTTAGATGAAGTTGATCGTACGCGTATTAGCCGCACTGTGTGTCTTCCTTGTTTGTTCTATGGATGCTGTTGCCCAGAGCAACGATGAATGGAGCAGCGCACTGGACTCTGCCCGGGCCAGGGAGGACGGGAAAAAAGATTCGGTGATCCTGTCCGCAAAATATATCCGGTATGCGACATTGGATATGCTGAAGAAGGGTACCTATACGCGGCAGATCGATACTTCGCATCGCAATTATCAATACTATAATCCACAGAATTTGCCCTGGAATCCCAGTGTCAATCTTGGGGCGTACGGGCTGGCCACGCGGGACCTATTATTCCAGCCCAAAAAAACGATCGGGTTCCAGTCTGGGTTTACCGCTTTGGAACGGTACCTGTTAAATCCGGATTCGGTGCAGTACTTCCGCGCCCGGGCGCGGTATTCCGAGCTTTCTGCTGTGGGTTTCTTTTTTGATGATCAAGTGTTCCGGGCGCGGGTGGCGCAAAATATAAATCCACAGTGGAATATGAACGTTGACTTCCATTCCACCAAAACGGATGGCTTCTATCTGATGCAGAATTACTCGGATATGAAGGCTTCTGTGGCTTCCTGGTACGAGTCGAAAAATAACCGATATAACCTGTTGATCAATGCTGTATTCAACCGGCTGGATGCTATGGAAAATGGATCCATTACCGAAGATAAGCCCTTTGCGCCGGAAAACCGGCAGACTCCGGACCGCTTTATTCCTAAATTTAATGATCCCGGTAAAATAAACATTCCGCGATCCAAATGGTGGGACAATTCGCTATTCCTAAGACAGTCGCTGTATGTCGGGCGTATGGATACCGTCGATAAAGGCAAACCGACCATGCAGCTCTATCCGACCAACAGTATGGCGCATAATACCCGTATCCGAAAACAGACCTACAACTTTTTTAAAAATATGGACGATGGAAATGCAGCCTTGCCATATAATAATAAAGCATTGACCCTCAATAACGATAAGACAACGATTACCAATATATCCAACGAATTTGAATATAACTTTTTCCTGCGGGGCAAATCCATCTTTAAAAATGAGGCGAAGCTGAATCTGGCCTTCCAGCATGATATGAATTGGGTAGAGCAGAGCCAGATAGACTCACTGCGCTATTACACTAACCGTGCTGCATACCCAGAACCGCATAAAAAGCTGCCGGATAGCACAGTATTTGACAAATTCTACCAGAATGGTATGGTAAAAGGTGAGCTGGGCTATAAATTTTCGGACCGGCTCGATTTCAGTCTGAGAGCCAATCAGATCGTCTTTGGGCATAATATCGGCGATTTTCTCTATGAGGCGAAAGCCGATGTCTCGATGGGCGATAAAATCGGTAAGGTGACATTGGGCGCTTACTCGCAGAACAAATCACCTGAAATGGTGTATAATAATCTGAATTATACCTACGGACAATGGAACGATCTGGATCTGAAGAAAATCAAAATTCAGAATTTATCCTTCCAGTACAGCAACCCCATGCTCGGCTTCAGAGGAAAAGTGGAGTACTTTCTGATGAATAATTATACGTACTTTGAAGAACTTCCGAATGCGCAGAACGATCCAAAAAAAGATAAATGGATCATTCCGGCACAATTGGATAACGCCAATCTGCTCAAAGTGACCGTGGGGCAAAAGTTTAAGTTCAGGCATTTTACTTTCGATAACTTAGTCGTATACCAAAAGACCGACCAGCAAAAAATCCTCGCTATCCCCGAACTCTATACCTGGCATAGCCTCTATTATAGTAACCTATTTTTCAAGGTGATTGACTATAGTATCGGGGTTGACGCGAAATTTAATACACCTTACGCCAATCCCAATTACTCCATGGGGACAGGACAGTTTTATAATGCCTATCAGCAGATCGAGTTTTCGACTTACCCCATTATGGATTTGTGGGTAACGGCCAACATACAACGTGTTAATATGTTTTTGAGTTATAACTTCCTGAATCAGAATTTTTATCCGCGTGGATATTATACGGTCAGACGCTATCCCATGAATCCGGCCAACTTCAGATTTGGTGTTTCGTGGAAGTTCTATGACTAATTTCCATTAAAATTATATGCGTGTTTTTTAGCTTGTTGTGCTCTTTGGCGTGGAAAATCTTCTAAAATAATTTTGAGAATAGAATTTTTAAGCTATATTTGCACACGCAATTAGGGAACGGCGTTCTTTAAAAAAGTATGGAGGCTTAGCTCAGCTGGTTCAGAGCATCTGCCTTACAAGCAGAGGGTCACTGGTTCGAATCCAGTAGCCTCCACCATACAAAGTCGGAGAATTAGCTCAGCTGGTTCAGAGCATCTGCCTTACAAGCAGAGGGTCACTGGTTCGAATCCAGTATTCTCCACCATTCCAAAACGGAGGCTTAGCTCAGCTGGTTCAGAGCATCTGCCTTACAAGCAGAGGGTCACTGGTTCGAATCCAGTAGCCTCCACATAAAGCACACAACGGGTGCTTTTTTTTTCGTTAGGGGATTTAGCTCAGCTGGTTTAGAGCACTACCTCGACAAGGTAGGGGTCACTGGTTCGAACCCAGTAATCCCCACAAGACAAAAAGCGTTCCTAAGAACGCTTTTTTTGTTTTCAGGTGCCTTATTTTTATTCGTGTTTACCGGACAGCTCTTCCGGGATCAAGCTGAATTCTTGGGGGAATGTTAAAAATTTGTTAGTTTAGCATCTTTAATACAGATATCCCTTGCAAGAAGCCGAACGTAAATTACTATCCCTATTGATGCCCGAAGGGCTTTTGGAATACTTCCAGATTTTAGAAGTCGATCAGGTCGACAATCAACTCCATATTTATTTAGATGAACTTAATATTGCTCCGAGAGGCTATGAGAACAGCAAGTTGGAGTCAAAGGGTTTTATGGGATCAAGCTGAATTCTTGGGGGAATGTTAAAAATTTGTTAGTTTAGCATCTTTAATACAGATATCCCTTGCAAGAAGCCGAACGTAAATTACTATCCCTATTGATGCCCGAAGGGCTTTTGGAATACTTCCAGATTTTAGAAGTCGATCAGGTCGACAATCAACTCCATATTTATTTAGATGAACTTAATATTGCTCCGAGAGGCTATGAGAACAGCAAGTTGGAGTCAAAGGGTTTTATGCCTTCTACTGAAATTTCAGACTTTCCCATTCGAGGCCAGAAAGTTACGCTACATATCCGCCGTCGTCGATGGACGGTACTGGATACCGGAGATATCATCACAAGAGATTGGAACCTGGTGCGTGATGGCGCTCGAATGACGACTGAATTCGGGCTTTTTTTAAAGAAGATATTTGGATAACCATCCTGTAAGCGCCCAATTGGTAGGTCTGTTCTTCCAAATGGACGGCAAGCAACTACAGGATCAATACAAGAACCACCTCAGTGATTTCCATGATTGGGACCAAAAGCCGCATGCAGAGAGCTGGACATTGTTCCCTGAAAACATCTCGGAACACCTGAGCATCGATGAGACCAGCTTTAGCAACGGTGAATTATATACCATTGTTAGCAGTAAATCGGCAAAAGGCCGTAAAGGGACGATCCTAGCAACTATTAAAGGCACAAAGGCTGAGGATATCATAGCTGTTCTTGAGCGAATACCCTTGCGATCCAGGAATAAGGTAAAGGAGGTGACCATGGATATGGCTCCCAACATGGCCAAGGCTATCCGTAGATGTTTCAGGAATGCCAGGCGTGTGGTCGATCGGTTCCATGTCCAAAAGTTAGCTTACGATGCCGTTCAGGAACTCCGTATCAAATACCGCTGGGAAGTCTTGGATGCAGAAAGCAAGAAGATAATGGAATCGCGGAAGCGGGGGATCCCATATGAACCCGAGTTGTTGCCCAATGGAGATACGCTCAAACAGCTATTGGCCAGATCGAGACACCTCCTGTTCAAGCATCCCAGCCGATGGTCAGAAAGCCAGAAAAACCGGGCTGAATTGCTGTTCATGCGGTTTCCCAAAATAAAGCTGGCTTATGATCTCGGAATTGCCTTGGGAGACATCTTCAACAAATGCCGGGACAAAAAGGTAGCATTTACCAAGCTTGGCCTGTGGCACAATCAGATCGAGAATGCGGGCATTGCTTCATTTGAGAGCGTAGCAAGATCCATTGCAGCTCATCATCAATACATTCTCCATTACTTCGACAACAGAAGTACTAATGCATCGGCAGAATCATTCAATGCAAAACTCAAAGCTTTCAGGAGCGTCTTCCGTGGCGTTAGGGACACAACATTCTTCCTGTACAGAGTGATGAAATTGTATGCTTAAAAATCTTTACCCCCCAAACTTTCGGTATGATCCCTCTTCCGTCCGAAATCAGATAGGGGTATAGCTGTTGTTATTTAGTTGCCTCTGGGAGCACCCCGTTTTTTACCTAACTTAAATCCATAACCGGTCGTCCATTCGATAAAGTCTGCTTTGCCGCCATGGGCTTTGATAGATACTCCGGCGAAAAAATCTTTGTATACTTTGTAACGGACGCCGGCTCTCAGGTACACCGGTGTGCTCTCGCCGTTGAACTTGTTTCTGTGGAGATATACGCCGACATTTCCGTTAAGGTATAGTCTGGAGTTTAGCACATGGTCAATATAAAAGGCTGGTCCATAGGAAAAGAGTGAAGAGAACTTGCCCGCCTTATCGCCCGCGATTTTCTCATCATTGCCGCTGGCAGAATAGAAAGCATCGAGACCTGCACCCAAACGCCATTTATAGCCTAAATGCTTACTGTAATAGGCGCCCAAAGTTGATTTGAAATATTGCCCGTCATGCTCCCGGTCGATCTGTTTGAAACCAAAAGCATAATTGAAATGCAATTCCTCAGTTTCTTCCATTTTTGGAACGTTACTTTTTCTAAAGTCAAAGGGTTTGTTTGTGGGAATGTAGGAGACGGAGAGGCTTAAAGGCAGCAAGTTGATTCCTGTGTTTGGTAGCGCTAATGCGCCGTTGCTAAAGTGATGGAACGCTACGCCCGCACCTACCTGAAACTTGCGGCTTAATCGATAGTTGGCCTGTAGCCCAAGGTCGATAAACACGTTGTTCTTACTTCCGATGATGAGATTAAAAGGATTTTCTTCTTCATTATATGGGTTAAACCGACCGGAAAGGCCCAGTGCGATGCGATAATTGAAGTTCCACCTGCTGTTTACTTTCGGTTTAATGGGGATGGCCACGAAGCCGTAAAACGCAAACGGACGGCCCAGATGCTCTTGACCGAAGGTGCTGCTGTATAGCCCCACTCCGTAGATCGGATAGTTATATATCTCATTGTAGATGCTTTTGATGGAGTCCTGAAACTGAGACTGGAAACCGACGCGGAAGTTGAGCCCACTGTAGTAAGAATCTGCCAGGGTCTGTTTGGTGCGCTCATTGAATTTGAGCTCACCACCACTCTCATGTTCCACTTGAAAAATCAACCTTGTTTTTGCGGGAGTACGGCTGCTGAGCGAATCCTTGGGGTTTTCTATTCTGGGAGTGACCTGCGCAGACGTACGATAGGAAAGAAGCGCGAAGACCACAAAAACAAGTATGCTTGATCTCATGAAATAAACGTTAGCGTTTTTTAAAAAAATTGTTGCAAAAATAAGAATGATTGACCATTGTAACAATATCGATTGACCACTTGCCGCCCTTGTTTGACAAATTGTCGCATTTCAGCTATCAAAAGTATTTCCTTAACACGGATCTTGGGCAATTGTTTTTTATAGGTTGTTAAGTATCTTGCATATGAAGAGCAATTTATCTAAGTTTGAGTTGAAAAGAAAAAGGAAATATGATTAAAAGCCTATTTAGAATGACTGCTGTTACATTCGCTTTAACAACAGCAGGGGTTACCTTGTTTGCCCAAACAGCCAAATTCGAATGGAAAGAAGCCTCGGAGGGTGGATACAGCTACAGGTATGTTACCAACGATCCGACCCATTCCAGATTTTACAAGCTGAAAAATGGTCTAACCGTCATCTTGAGTCCGACCAAGAAAGAACCTCGCATCCAAACTTACATTGCGACAAAAGCAGGCAGCAAGACCGATCCGAAAGATCACACTGGTCTGGCACACTATCTCGAGCATATGCTGTTTAAGGGGACTGATAAATTCGGCTCTAAAGATTGGGCAAAGGAAAAACCTTTGTTGGATCAGATCGATGCACTTTACGAAAAGTACAATAGTACGACAGACGAGACTCAGCGAAAAGCCATATATAAGGAGATTGATAGGGTGTCGGGCGAGGCGGCAAAATATGCGATCGCCAATGAGTATGACAAGCTGATGGCCTCTATGGGGGCTGAAGGAACCAATGCCTTTACCTCCTTTGAGCAGACTGTCTATCAGGAGCAGATTCCCAGCAATGTGATGGACAAATATCTTGCTGTGCAGGCTGAGCGGTTCAGAAATCCTGTGCTGCGCCTGTTCCACACCGAACTGGAAGCTGTTTATGAGGAAAAAAATATTAGTTTGGACAAAGATGGCCGTAAAGCAGTGGAAGCGATGTTTGAGGCGGCGTTTCCCAATAATAATTACGGTAAGCAGACGACCATCGGTACGGTGGAACATCTGAAAAATCCTTCGCTAAAAGCGATCCGTGAGTATTTCAACACGTATTACGTGCCGAATAATATGGGCGTCATCATGTCAGGTGATTTTGATCCGACGGAGGTGGTGCGCAAGGTGGATCAAAGTTTCGCTTTCATGAAGCCGAAGGAGATTCCCCCCTATACCTTTGAGCCTGAAGAGCCAATCTTGAAGCCCGTCGTTAGGGAAGTCAAAGGACCCGATGCCGAATTCATGTTTATGGGATTCCGTTTTCCTGGTGCTGCGACGAAAGATGCGCGGATGCTGAACTTGATGAGCCAGATACTGACCAACGGGTCCGCTGGTCTGATCGATCTGGATCTGGTAAAGAACCAAAAATTGCTGGGGGCAGGTGCTTTCCCGTATGTGCTTAAGGACTATTCTTTGCTCATCTTACAAGGGAATCCCGGACAGGGACAGCGTTTGGAAGAGGTGCAGCAGCTGCTGTTAGGGGAACTGGCAAAGTTGCGCAAAGGTGAGTTCTCAGATGATTTGATTGCCGCGATTGTCAACAATGCAAAAAAAGACGAAATTAAGCAAAATGAAAATTACGGTGACCGGGCGGAAGCATTGATGGATGCGTTCACCTCTGGTCAGGACTGGGCATCGGTAGTTGGCTACTCGGACGAACTGAATAAAATCACCAAACAGGATGTGGTAGACTTTGCCAACAAGTACCTGAACGATAATAATTACGTGGTGGTCTATAAGCGTAAGGGTGTAGATACCAATGTCGTCAAAGTCGTTAAGCCGGAGATTACGCCTGTGACGGTCAACCGTGACGATCAGTCCGATTTCTTAAAACAGGTAGAAGCCATGCCGGAGGATAAAATTCAGCCCGTATGGGTCGATTACCAAAAGGATGTGCAAAAAGCCACCGCACATGGTTTGCCTGTACTGGCAGTGAAGAATGCGGACAACGAACTGTTCTCCTTGTCTTACCGTTTTGACGTGGGCAAATGGAACAATAAATTGCTTTCACTGGCTGCAGGATATCTGGAATTTCTGGGAACTAAAGACAAGTCCAGTGAACAGTTTAGCAAAGATTTCTACCAATTGGCATCGGACTTCTCCGTATCAGCAGGAAATGAAGAAACGGTGGTTTCGATCTCAGGGCTGAATACAAACTTTGGGGCGACACAGGACCTGATACAGGATCTGTTGCGCAATTGTGTGGCGGATCAACAGGCCTTCAAAATGTATATCGCTCGCCTTAAGAAAGCAAGAGCAAATGCCAAAGAAAATAAGGGTGCCATCATGGAAGGGCTTAAATCGTATGCCAAATATGGACCTAAAAATCCATTTAACAATGTGTTTACGGATGCAGAACTGGATGCACTGAAAGCTGAGGACCTTGTTGCTACCCTCCATGATCTGGCCAACATGAAACACAGCTTGCTTTACTTTGGACCTTTGTCTGCCAGCGAATTTGTGGCCAAGGCCAAGCCTTTAAAACAGGGGGGTGGAAATTACGTCGAACCGGCAAAGGGGCTTGTGTTTAAGGAACTGCCTACAGCTAAAAATCAGGTGCTCTTTGCGGACTTTGATATGAAGCAGGCTGAGGTATTTTGGTATAGGACATCTGCTGCTTACGATAACGCCTTGACACCTACGGTTGCCCTATTCAATAATTACTTTGGAGGCGGTATGGGAAGTATCGTATTCCAGACAATCCGCGAATCGAAAGCCTTGGCATACTCGACGTACGCGTTTTATGGACAGCCGTACAAAAAACAAAACCACTATACCGTGGGAGCGTACGTGGGTACGCAGGCGGACAAATTTAACGAAGCAATCAAAGGCATGAACGAGCTGTTGAACGTGCTTCCCGAAAGTGCAAAAGGGCTGGATATTGCCAAAGTCAGTTTGCAGAAATCCATTGCCAGCGAACGGGTGCTGAATGCCGCTATTCTTCACAGTTATCTGGCAGCCCAAAGATTGGGAAATACGACGGACATTCGTAAAGTAGTCTATGAGCAGGCTCCTAAACTGTCTTATGCAGATCTGAATGCCTTCCATAAGAACGAGATGAGCAACAAACCCTACGTGTATTGTATCGTGGCGAAGGAAGAGAACCTCAAGCAGGAAGATCTTGCCAAGTTGGGTGAGGTCAAAAAAGTGGATTTAAAGGAGTTGTTCGGTTATTAATCTTCTTTTTGTCCCTTATCCGGCTCCTGTTCGTAAGCCATTCGTATCTCGTTCGGCTTTTGTTCACTGATTGTCCACATTCCGCCCACTCTTTCTCTACATTAACAGTAGGGAAGGAGTGGGCAAAGAGTAGGGCAATAGTATAAGGTTTGCGAACAAGGTACGAACATGGGGCGAAGCACGTCCAAAGGTGCAACGAAAAGAAATACGTGCTTTTGTCAAAATCTTGCGATTTCTTCAATCTGTTCGTTGATGAACTGCAAGGTGTCTTCTTTGAATAGTTCCCCCTTGTCATCCAGTTCGTTCTGAACATGTGGGAGAAATATTTTAAGCGGGAGGACATGCATTCTGAGGTAATGGCATATGCCTGTCAGATGATCTATTCCCCTGATGTTGCCATATCGCCCTGAAGATAATCCGACCAATGCAACTTTTTTGTGATAAAAGCTGATGGGGAAAGTACAGCAGTCGATAAAGAGCTTGAGTGCGCCGGGGATGCTCCCATTGTATTCGGGCGCAATAAAAATAAACATTTCAGCATCGCTGACCTTCTGCTGTATAGGTTCAAATGCAGTACTTCGCCTCCCGTATAGATCTGTTTCCAATATATTGGGCGGAAGATCCGATAAAGAGAGAATTTCGTTCTCAATGGACTTACGATTAAGCAGTTGCTGGTAGCATTTTGCTATTTTAAACGTTTTACTATTTGGACGGTTTGTTCCGGATATTATTAAAATCATTGTGCTGTTGATACTTATAAAAAGCACTATTTCGAAGTGGATACATATCTTGATTTTTTGTATCTTAGCATCCTGAGGATATGTGCTTTTGATCCTTCAAAAGTACGAAATATGCTGCATTTGTTCTGCTCTTTCGTCATGAGCGTGAATATTTTGGCAGATTAATCTTCGCAAAAGTGAAATGTAGTGCACAGAGACATTTTAATTAAGAAAGGTTTTCATTCAAGATGGGAAAAATAATCGCAATCGCAAACCAAAAAGGAGGAGTCGGAAAGACCACAACGTCAATCAATCTGGCGGCAAGTTTAGCGGTTTTAGAATATAAAACACTGCTGGTGGATGCGGATCCGCAGGCCAACTCGACTTCTGGGATCGGTTTTGACCCTCGTACAATTACAGCAAGTGTATACGAGTGTCTGGTAAACGACCTGGACCCGAGGGAAGCTATCCAGCAGACCGAAACCCCGAATTTGGACCTTTTGCCTGCCCACATTGATCTGGTAGGTGCTGAGATTGAAATGATCAATATGCACGAGAGGGAGTATAAAATGAAAAAGATTCTGGATCAGGTCAAACAAGATTATGATTTTATTATCATCGACTGTTCTCCCTCCTTGGGCTTAATTACAATCAACGCTTTGTCGGCTTCGGATTCTGTCATCATCCCGGTGCAATGTGAATATTTTGCATTGGAGGGCTTGGGTAAGTTATTGAACACCATAAAAATTGTCCAGAACCGTTTGAATACCAGT from the Sphingobacterium thalpophilum genome contains:
- a CDS encoding purine-nucleoside phosphorylase — encoded protein: MYHSINETTEFIRRRIGDFTPEFGIILGTGLGKLVDEIEVEYQLMYSNIPNFPISTVEFHSGKLIFGKLSGRNVVAMQGRLHFYEGYDMQQITFPIRIMKVLGVQKLFVSNAAGSLNPEVKKGDLGIIEDHINLLPDNPLRGQNLAEFGPRFPDMSEPYNRLMIQQALEIASAHDISAHRVVYVSSPGPNLETRAEYRYMRLIGGDVVGMSTVPEVIVANHMSIPVFAISVVTDEGFHDELKPVSLQEIVQVAEKAEPKMTLILKELIALQ
- a CDS encoding putative porin, which translates into the protein MKLIVRVLAALCVFLVCSMDAVAQSNDEWSSALDSARAREDGKKDSVILSAKYIRYATLDMLKKGTYTRQIDTSHRNYQYYNPQNLPWNPSVNLGAYGLATRDLLFQPKKTIGFQSGFTALERYLLNPDSVQYFRARARYSELSAVGFFFDDQVFRARVAQNINPQWNMNVDFHSTKTDGFYLMQNYSDMKASVASWYESKNNRYNLLINAVFNRLDAMENGSITEDKPFAPENRQTPDRFIPKFNDPGKINIPRSKWWDNSLFLRQSLYVGRMDTVDKGKPTMQLYPTNSMAHNTRIRKQTYNFFKNMDDGNAALPYNNKALTLNNDKTTITNISNEFEYNFFLRGKSIFKNEAKLNLAFQHDMNWVEQSQIDSLRYYTNRAAYPEPHKKLPDSTVFDKFYQNGMVKGELGYKFSDRLDFSLRANQIVFGHNIGDFLYEAKADVSMGDKIGKVTLGAYSQNKSPEMVYNNLNYTYGQWNDLDLKKIKIQNLSFQYSNPMLGFRGKVEYFLMNNYTYFEELPNAQNDPKKDKWIIPAQLDNANLLKVTVGQKFKFRHFTFDNLVVYQKTDQQKILAIPELYTWHSLYYSNLFFKVIDYSIGVDAKFNTPYANPNYSMGTGQFYNAYQQIEFSTYPIMDLWVTANIQRVNMFLSYNFLNQNFYPRGYYTVRRYPMNPANFRFGVSWKFYD
- a CDS encoding ISAon1 family transposase N-terminal region protein, with amino-acid sequence MQEAERKLLSLLMPEGLLEYFQILEVDQVDNQLHIYLDELNIAPRGYENSKLESKGFMPSTEISDFPIRGQKVTLHIRRRRWTVLDTGDIITRDWNLVRDGARMTTEFGLFLKKIFG
- a CDS encoding ISAon1 family transposase, translating into MDNHPVSAQLVGLFFQMDGKQLQDQYKNHLSDFHDWDQKPHAESWTLFPENISEHLSIDETSFSNGELYTIVSSKSAKGRKGTILATIKGTKAEDIIAVLERIPLRSRNKVKEVTMDMAPNMAKAIRRCFRNARRVVDRFHVQKLAYDAVQELRIKYRWEVLDAESKKIMESRKRGIPYEPELLPNGDTLKQLLARSRHLLFKHPSRWSESQKNRAELLFMRFPKIKLAYDLGIALGDIFNKCRDKKVAFTKLGLWHNQIENAGIASFESVARSIAAHHQYILHYFDNRSTNASAESFNAKLKAFRSVFRGVRDTTFFLYRVMKLYA
- a CDS encoding acyloxyacyl hydrolase encodes the protein MRSSILVFVVFALLSYRTSAQVTPRIENPKDSLSSRTPAKTRLIFQVEHESGGELKFNERTKQTLADSYYSGLNFRVGFQSQFQDSIKSIYNEIYNYPIYGVGLYSSTFGQEHLGRPFAFYGFVAIPIKPKVNSRWNFNYRIALGLSGRFNPYNEEENPFNLIIGSKNNVFIDLGLQANYRLSRKFQVGAGVAFHHFSNGALALPNTGINLLPLSLSVSYIPTNKPFDFRKSNVPKMEETEELHFNYAFGFKQIDREHDGQYFKSTLGAYYSKHLGYKWRLGAGLDAFYSASGNDEKIAGDKAGKFSSLFSYGPAFYIDHVLNSRLYLNGNVGVYLHRNKFNGESTPVYLRAGVRYKVYKDFFAGVSIKAHGGKADFIEWTTGYGFKLGKKRGAPRGN
- a CDS encoding M16 family metallopeptidase, with translation MIKSLFRMTAVTFALTTAGVTLFAQTAKFEWKEASEGGYSYRYVTNDPTHSRFYKLKNGLTVILSPTKKEPRIQTYIATKAGSKTDPKDHTGLAHYLEHMLFKGTDKFGSKDWAKEKPLLDQIDALYEKYNSTTDETQRKAIYKEIDRVSGEAAKYAIANEYDKLMASMGAEGTNAFTSFEQTVYQEQIPSNVMDKYLAVQAERFRNPVLRLFHTELEAVYEEKNISLDKDGRKAVEAMFEAAFPNNNYGKQTTIGTVEHLKNPSLKAIREYFNTYYVPNNMGVIMSGDFDPTEVVRKVDQSFAFMKPKEIPPYTFEPEEPILKPVVREVKGPDAEFMFMGFRFPGAATKDARMLNLMSQILTNGSAGLIDLDLVKNQKLLGAGAFPYVLKDYSLLILQGNPGQGQRLEEVQQLLLGELAKLRKGEFSDDLIAAIVNNAKKDEIKQNENYGDRAEALMDAFTSGQDWASVVGYSDELNKITKQDVVDFANKYLNDNNYVVVYKRKGVDTNVVKVVKPEITPVTVNRDDQSDFLKQVEAMPEDKIQPVWVDYQKDVQKATAHGLPVLAVKNADNELFSLSYRFDVGKWNNKLLSLAAGYLEFLGTKDKSSEQFSKDFYQLASDFSVSAGNEETVVSISGLNTNFGATQDLIQDLLRNCVADQQAFKMYIARLKKARANAKENKGAIMEGLKSYAKYGPKNPFNNVFTDAELDALKAEDLVATLHDLANMKHSLLYFGPLSASEFVAKAKPLKQGGGNYVEPAKGLVFKELPTAKNQVLFADFDMKQAEVFWYRTSAAYDNALTPTVALFNNYFGGGMGSIVFQTIRESKALAYSTYAFYGQPYKKQNHYTVGAYVGTQADKFNEAIKGMNELLNVLPESAKGLDIAKVSLQKSIASERVLNAAILHSYLAAQRLGNTTDIRKVVYEQAPKLSYADLNAFHKNEMSNKPYVYCIVAKEENLKQEDLAKLGEVKKVDLKELFGY
- a CDS encoding NADPH-dependent FMN reductase, producing the protein MILIISGTNRPNSKTFKIAKCYQQLLNRKSIENEILSLSDLPPNILETDLYGRRSTAFEPIQQKVSDAEMFIFIAPEYNGSIPGALKLFIDCCTFPISFYHKKVALVGLSSGRYGNIRGIDHLTGICHYLRMHVLPLKIFLPHVQNELDDKGELFKEDTLQFINEQIEEIARF
- a CDS encoding ParA family protein; its protein translation is MGKIIAIANQKGGVGKTTTSINLAASLAVLEYKTLLVDADPQANSTSGIGFDPRTITASVYECLVNDLDPREAIQQTETPNLDLLPAHIDLVGAEIEMINMHEREYKMKKILDQVKQDYDFIIIDCSPSLGLITINALSASDSVIIPVQCEYFALEGLGKLLNTIKIVQNRLNTSLEIEGILLTMYDVRLRLSNQVVEEVKTHFTDLVFDTIIQRNTRLSEAPSFGISVIMHDASCKGAINYLNLAREILQKNGHLNEMNTTVTA